taTATTTTGTGATAAATTATAGTTAATTCATAAAATCCTGTTACCGTTCACTGTAAAACAAATTCATCATTCACTTTTTACTTTGCTGCCTGACATTTGACAAAGAGCCTTTAATAATCTTGATATAAAGATATGAAACAGCTGCTAGTTTTCAACTCTTAAATTAACATATTATGCTTTCTAATGTACTCAATCATGTTATGATCATTGTGAGGTTGCGCTTTGTTGCTAAAGTTGATAGTGTGAGGAAGTTTgagaagcagcagcacagaAATCAGTCTTcatcaaaaaaagtagaaatcTTTGTTAACTCTGccaactctttttttaatgtgtcttCTGTATGGAAATCAATGATTGATAAATGTCCGTTTACCATTTTTGCCATACTGCCAACATTAATGCAGCCCCACCGGTAACATGTGTTAGCTATTCATTATATAACTGCACCGTAACTTTCCCTCTCCATCTGTTTTCAACTGTTAAACTGGTTCAACATTACTTCATTTGTTAATTAAGAGCATTAAACTTTGAAACAGGCTACGGTCATATTAAAATGGACAGATGGCATGGTGAATAAACTCTTATATACTATATGCCTCCCCCTAATATACACTTATAGTGGGCTCTGGGCTAACTGTGGGACACAGGTACCCAGGGAGTCCACCAGATGTTTGATAGGCTCACCTGCAGGCCTGCTGCGTGCTGGCAGTAAAATTCATGCGCTGCATATGCTGCAATTATACCACAGGGAAATAAGCTGCTATAATAATGAAGTAGGCTGGGAACATGAGGAGGAAAGCAAACAAGCCTGTTTCCTTTGGAAAAACACAGCCTCTGTCCATACTTCACTTAACTTGTTCTTTactttttaagttaaaataagcCTTATTTCTGTATAAGGACTAGTTTCTATTTGCATCTACAGTTTGCCCCAGGAGAGAGGTGTCGTTGCTCCAGTAGGTGGTGCTGAATGCAAAATCAGAGTTCATATCCTTACTGGAGGGTTGAAATCATTGTGTTGAAAACTGAAGTATAACTGAGCAAATTGTTCAGGAAATTCAGCCATAAAAACAGTACTgcagctgcagtaaaattatAAGCTCTTTAAGCAATAATGTGTTATAGCTGCAAGAGCAAAGATAGTTCAGGTAGAGGCATTAAATGTCTTTACAAGCTAGCTTTGCTCGTTTTGCACAAGTGGAACGCTCTGGCAAGACGTGGGGTGCAGTTAAGCTGCAGGCATTTATCCTCTGTGGTTTGCCTCTTACTTTTGCACTTACAGGATCTATAAATGCACTAATTGATTTCACCTATCAATGCAGTCATTGTTTAACATGACCTCGCTcatattttgtgcatgtgtgtttaataaTGGAGGTCCTTACTGGATCACAGTATATGGGCCCTGCTTCTCAGATTACTCCTCCTCAAGAAAAGGTCTCCGCTCGAGAAGCTGAACCATTTCAGCTTGGTTGTGTTTGgtggtttgtttctttgttttcatcctAGAATTCAACAAAAGTGATACAAACCGTTTGCAAAGGAAGAGCTGGTGTGTGTCAGTACCCATCGGCAGCGattaaaaagcaacaataaataataatcacaagTAAACCCTAAGCAAACTGCAGAATCATTCATTCCCGGTTTTGTGCTGGTGAGCAAACACAACACCACCCACGTTAATTGCTGTGACCCCAGCAACCCACCAAAAGGAACATTGACATATTGTTTGTTTAGCGTGAGACACTGTATAATTTACACTCACTAATGACTGTCCCTGGAAATATAGGCTGAAGGACCACGTCTGTCCCTGGCTTGGCCCTTATTCAATGTTCGCCCTGGACTCTTCTAATGGATAGTCCATCTGTACCTCGGTGAATTCATATCCCTCAATGCATGCCCATAATTAAATTACAACACTTGTTTAGtgtaaaaaggacaaaacagcCTGGTGCAGTGTTCTCTCTTGGCCAATTGAGGTTTGATAAACAGTTCACTATTGGCTGGAGAACCTCGACCCtaatcacaacaaaaacaaactgtggcTGATTCAGTGCTGTTGTGGCTTTGAGATTTTAAATTATtctctgtttgaaaaaaaaaacatgttgtgaagaAAGACATATTACCATTGCCATGGGGTCGACCTTGACCTTCAAACTCAATCTGGCTATTAGGGCTGCCCCTCCCCAGCACCCCTGAGATGTAAAGAGGCTGACGGTTTTGACCCCTGATCCCATTTCTTAACTAGGCTGAGGTGCCAAATAACCTTTTGACCCAGGAAGCATTTGCAGGTTGCCTGAGCAACCTCAGATTTAGCAATGATTGACAGTTCCAAACAGTCTTTTTTATCcgctttttattgtttataaagGAAGAACACTCCTCTGCaagttaaatgacaaaaacaacagtttattttctaaatctAGGGTtgtaatatgtaaaatatgctCAGAGAAAATGGGCAGATTAGATATTCTATTGTATTCAGTTGGCACATTATTATGCCAGATAGATGCAGAATAAATTTCCCTTAATAAATGAACGCTTTACATGgaaatgaatgtatgaatgCAATGGATGGATGTCATTATATCAGATGGAGGTCTATGTAAATGAACCATGAGCAGATTTGACATGTGGTGCAAATCACAGAAACACCAGAGCCGGGGATCATGACAGGAATAAATCTGCCTATTTTAGGATTTGGCTTGTGTTCTTTGACATAACCCTTAATCCACACCTTAATATGTTTTCAGCAAGGAAGAGCCACTAAAAAAACTTGAGAGATGTTTTAATTTTGCTATTTGTGATATAGGGTTAGACCATTTCATTACAAGTTGACCCAGGGGAATCTAAGGTTACCATCTGGCCACTGGCCACCATTACTGATCCttgttttaatatgcaaatagaTCAACCTTGATGTAATCACAAATGTAACCTGACTGAATGGACCAAACAACAGGACCATGTGCACATGTGATAACAGACAGCCTTCATGTAGAAGTTACTAAAATGAGCAGTGGGGCAGAGAATGGTAGTCCATTTATCAAAATAAGCAGCGTTCACAGTCAGTTAAGAAACCCCGGTTTTAAGAATTGTGACAGATAGGGATTATCTTCTCTGCGCTACAGATTGTGCTTGTTATTCTATAACTGACATGGACTCAATCTCAAATTTATTAAAATCCTAATTAAGCTTAATTTCAGAGCAAAACACAACCAATATCCCATATGTTGACTACAGCAGTGTATTACTGAGCTGGAGTTACACAGAAATGTGCCAACTTGATATCATTTCTCAGTGACGTGCAGATCTGTGGTAGTGTCTGCCTTTAAGAGCAGCGTGCAAAACGCATGCACAACGTTCTCGTCAAGGAATACCTGCCAAGAAATGACAACACTTAACTACACCTTTTATAATGTCTACTTTACAAAATACAACCTTTGTCTTTTAGTGAGGTACGAATGAATTACACAGACTCAGGTTGTGTTATTGAAGGAATAGTTTTAAAATTGaaacatcttgtttttcattatgtaataaagtaaattaaCTGTGGTGAGGTACATGTAGCTTGAAATGTATAAACACAAAGCAGTTGGGTGTTTAAGTGTCTTAACTTGCAATAATTTTACCTACCACAGTCTCCCGTTTCATGCAGCATATATTATTTGTTAGCATCATAGAGGAAAAAGTAAGCCCTACCATAATTCaactttatttgaatttttgGAAGCTGTGCCTAAAGTATGAGCTACTGGTAGTTCCTCATAAAACTGCTGAGAGATGTTGTAGATTCTTTTTGCCTCTTTGGGAGTAAAATTCTCTTTTATCTTCTTCTAGTCCTCACTTGGCTCTATCAGAGAGGATTCCTCTCAGTTATGTGGCTGAGTATGGTTGTAGttaataaatatacatgaatTAAAAGAGTCATGTTTGTTCCTTTGGTGAATGACTGAGCACAGATATAGCTATCTCTGTTTTAGcctgaatatatatttctgaaCCCTCAGTCAGGACCaccgttgttttatttttcttaccaTGTATTACAACTTGGGAATGCACATTGAGTTGATAAAAGATTATGCATTTGTTCTTCCACATAAAgcattttggtcttttaaaaaaaaaaaaaaacacacacaaaagaagatgaaaaaacatgattattatgTGAATAAAGTTAGTTTTAGAAAACACAATTCAGAGTTAAATGGATTTTATTATAAggttatttttagaaaatgtatttttgtgggcatttaaatgactttatttaataGTTGAAGAAGGAACTACATGCAACAAAGGTTCCATGTTGGACGCAGTGTTCAGTGCTATGTGAAGGACAATGATGATTGACGATGTTGTGTATACAATAACCTGCATATCTAATACCTTTATAAATGTAACTGTCCCCTTTTCCACAGCGGAGCCTCTGGTGCAGGTGAACGGGAAGCCGAGCTGCTGCTTCTTCAAGTTCAGCCCAAAACTGATGTTCACCAAGGTGCTGAAGGCCCAGCTGTGGGTGTACCTGCGGCCGCTGCAGCAGACCTCCACCGTCTACCTGCAGATCCTCCGGCTGAAGCCCGTCACGGAGCAGGGCAGCCGCCACATCCGCATCCGCTCCCTGAAGATAGAGCTCAACTCCAGGGTTGGCCACTGGCAAAGTATTGACTTTAAGCACGTGCTGCAGAACTGGTtcaaacagccccacaccaacTGGGGAATCGACATCAACGCCTTTGATGAGAGCGGCAATGACCTGGCAGTTACTTCGCTGCGACCCGGGGAGGAGGGGCTGGTAAGGACCCTCAGACCTGTCCCTGGGGCAGGAGGGGAATCATTTTTCTCAAAGCAcacatttatgcaaatgttaatttatatttcaattaaaGGACAGCAGCCAAAATCATGCTAGAAAAAAACTTGATCCGAAGaggaatgtgtatgtgtattgaTAACTAGACTAGACTAAAATTGACTTAAACAAGTATTCatagagaaaaagaaggatgtCATATGTTATCCTGCACCTCATCTCAGTTTCTCTTTGTCAACATCTTTGTTAATCCATCTAGTGAAGATGCAATACAGGCTACTATGCTGATGTATAAAACTTCCCGTTACTTATCAGATTTGATGTTgatgtgatttgtgtttgtttcagagcAGACTTTAAAAAGTTCCCAATCATTGTAACCAGTAAAAGTACACTGCTGTTTTTTAGATTTATGAATATTGTTTCCTATCTTAGAGACGGACGAtgcttcatttaatttaaaatatcaaaatcaaCTTCAGAGACTACAGGCTTgtgtcagatgagaagattcTTAAATCTGTGCTACATCACCACACACAGCCTGTAAATTGTAGCAGAAATTATTTTCACAGtaaactattttttattataatcaaGTTTTAAGCATCTGCAAGTTGTTTCTCACATTACAGTAAACTATTTCTCAGTGAATGATATATGAGCAGTGTTACATCATGTATCATCAATCTGCATTACAAATACTGAAACATAGCAAGTACCATGATAAACTGTTGACATGAATAGGTAATTCAGTGGGTACCATATTGACATCATAATACAAGTTTTGGCCACAGCCAAAGCAGCTAGCAGCTATACTTCTGTAAAAGCACAAATGGTTTTGGACAAACCTGTGGCCGATGCATTCATTCCAACATCTTAAATCGTGAAGTCACAATGTTAAGAGAACAGGTTCCCCCTGACTTATGTTACAGGTTCACTGGTTCATTTGTTGTCTTAGTTAAGACACTGATTGTAAATCTCCACACAGAAAGAGGTGATTTGAAGCCTACAGACATGAAGCAGCAGGGGTCTGTTAAAGGCTGGACTCAAAAACCTCCAAATCCCAAACTGCTGGGTATACGTATATGCAAGTAGTTTTTGAAGGCTGTTTACATGTAGGAACTCAGGTAGAGCTTTATTATGTGTCAAAATTGTACATGATTCATTTCAATCACAGCCAATTTGGCGAAAGGTGGATTTGAAAAAACTGACTACAAACAACTCAAAATGGTGAATCTTTTGAACCGTCATGTATTTGTGACCACAAATACCATCGCCACTGCACTCTATTTGAACATGTCAGTAATGAGCTCGCTATATTTAGTTCAGTCCAGAGAAAAAACAGCTGCTTTGTTATGATCGGCCTCCACCACTCACATATTACTCACTTTTGCCTTTTAGAAATCCTAAAATGAACGTGCATCTTCTGTGCAAATACACCATTTTCCATTGTTCTTTCCATGTGGAGGTGAAAACTAAAGTATTGTTTGCacagataataatattaaaagataAAGCAGAAAAGATTATACTCCTTGCAAAATGTGAATGGATCATAACCTGATGTTCCTCTGAATATTTTGGACGATCCTTTAAAGATTTTCACCTTAGGCTGTGAATCATTTAGCCTCCTATTGAAAGGATGCTTTATGTTAGTTTGTTTAGGTTTGTATTTAGATGTACTCGGTTGATTCTAATGTATTGCATGAGTTTGCATGGATGAGTTCAAACTTAAATCAAAACCATCTGTGAATCATTAAACTAATCGAAAATCTGAGAGTTACTGCCACTGACAGTTACATACAACATCTACGTTGAATTATGTAGGCCACTCATCAAAGTTAAGAAACACCAAATATTTACCAAGTGATCATTTGGGTCAGATCTTCACAACACATGTCAGAGGTCAGCTCTGGTGTCTTCGCCAATAAATCTCTGCCTTCTGAGCACACAGCAGTGTGCAATATTATTcttgaaccaaaaaaaaggaaaagatgaaaaacacagGCAAGcgtaccaaaataaaacaattcacaaCAAGCAAAGAAAGAGTCAAACTCTGCTTCTCCCTGATCCTCTGAGTCTACAACAAAAGCCCTAAAGGCCAAGCTGACATGGTCTCACCCCAATGGCCTTTCAGCttatttcctcttttgaatGCGTCACAAAAACTGTGCTCGAGCCCAGCTGGAATCACTGTGGGGAGAGGAAGgctttgtaaaacaaacatgatggagTAAAATATTTGATCCGCTTGCTTTGCCTAAAGGTCAAGGTTATGGCAGCCTGCAGATGACCTCCTGGGTCAGGGATCAAACCAAGTATACATAGTCAGCCATCGACGTTAGAAAAGGACAGTTTGTACGAGTGGCACATTGTGTTCctactttaaaaatgacaaattaattcACACGTTTGTTGTGAAATATCAGATGAGTAggtattttaacactttttctttgtcactCTTGGCTCCTTTCGTTTGGAGAAAAATTAACAACTGTTAGTAATGCTAAGCTAATGAGAGAGTACCTCTGTCTTTAAGCAATGTCATATAAGGTGAGGTGTTGGTGGACCTTAGATCTATTCCAGTGGAAATAAATAACTAGACCTGATTGATGGaattaaaaattgaaaaatgtggGGCTTAGACACCTACCATGTTAACCTGAAATTGATAAAACGCCTTTAATTCTCTTTAAAGGAAGTTACAATTGAAAGATTAACCTCTATGTTtacataatgcattttaattcaTATTAGTGAGGAAATGTTTGTCAAATttcacattattaatagttttttgtcttttagaaGCCTAGATGCTCAAAAATGATAGAGAGGGGACATTTTGACTGGTGCCTGTGAAACAAATGTTGTTCATCATGGCTCAGTTAAACCACAGTGAGCCGGCACCAGGAGGAGTACAATGTTTTGAAAACTACTGCACTTGTGTAACTAGTTGATTTTTAATtggcctttttcacagaagaTATTTTGTCTGAAAAGCACAGGTGATACCTAAAATATTACTGATGACTCATTTCTGTTCAAGTGTTCCCGTAAGTCAtaacagtgtgacagtgagccaacATGCTCAATGacactgaagcagctaaatggaattcattCATTCGTAAATTGTATTATGTACACATATGTTTTCACTGAGACAAGTCAAACTGACTTTTTGTGAAAAACGACTTATTGGGCTactgttttaactttttatagAGGATCATCAGTTTGTGTATTAGTTTTGCAGAATTAATTTAGTTTGTACCAGGGCTTCATTTGAATTAATGGAGTGATTGGGCAGGAAGATTaaggtttttttatgttgtttagtAACACCTTtgttatcatatatatatagatagatagatagatagatagatagatagatagatagatagatagatagatagatagatagatagatagatagatagatagatagatagatagatagatagatagatagatagatagatagatagatagatagagatagagtcTTGCATCAACAGTTTGTTCTGTTGTCTTTTCAAAAATCTGCGTACCATCACctttgaagctgttttttttaatccataaacAGGACTGTAAAAATAACACTCTGGGGCTTTACGGAGACTTGCATGCTGTAACTATTTCTTGGCAAATAGCTGCTGGGAGCTGTAACTTCCCAGAGTCTTGTCGTTGCCGTGAGGTTGCCGGGCAACCAGTAGAGACACAGAAGGGCTGGGTGGACGAATTAACTGTTGTTTCGTCAagaaatatttacagtaccTAACTCCCTTTGGTCTTCAGTTTAGCAATTATTTAAACAACAGACATACCATGATTGAAAGTTGTTGGTGCGCATTAGGGGATAATTccaaatgaaataataataacatgtaaATTATACCCATATGATGATATCATGTAAATAATCCAGCACCTCTTAGTTAGGATAGGATTACAGattctctctccacctctctacACTCGTATTTTGAGTATAATTCATGccataaaagagacaaaaaacacacgATTGATCAAGTGAAAGATGAATTTAACTGTTAGCATCGGTATCTTTcttttcatatattatatagatataaCAATAATATCCTTATTGTAAGTTATTTTGTTCACAATAATTGTCAATCTGATATTCGGTTTTCCTTCACTGATATTTCAGCCAAGTTGTTGTTCTCTTATAACCACCTCTTCCCCTCTGTCCTGCCTCTCCTCCCCCTGATTCCAGCAGCCGTTCCTGGAAGTGAAAGTTCTGGAGACGACCAAGCGCTCTCGGAGAAACCTGGGCCTGGACTGCGATGAGCACTCCACTGAGTCCCGCTGCTGTCGCTACCCTCTGACTGTGGATTTCGAGGCGTTCGGCTGGGACTGGATCATTGCCCCCAAACGATACAAAGCCAACTATTGCTCTGGCCAGTGCGAGTACATGTTCATGCAGAAATACCCGCACACCCACCTGGTGCAGCACGCCAACCCACGAGGCTCTGCAGGGCCC
This portion of the Anoplopoma fimbria isolate UVic2021 breed Golden Eagle Sablefish chromosome 17, Afim_UVic_2022, whole genome shotgun sequence genome encodes:
- the LOC129105395 gene encoding growth/differentiation factor 11-like: MPRYNFLLCVMVLVSLGQSGSDEPHLLLPAASETPTDAGLSLLDEDPGSHECSACVWREQSKVLRLETIKSQILSKLRLKQAPNISREVVNQLLPKAPPLQQLLDHHDFQGDASSQDEFMEEDEYHATTESVITMASEPEPLVQVNGKPSCCFFKFSPKLMFTKVLKAQLWVYLRPLQQTSTVYLQILRLKPVTEQGSRHIRIRSLKIELNSRVGHWQSIDFKHVLQNWFKQPHTNWGIDINAFDESGNDLAVTSLRPGEEGLQPFLEVKVLETTKRSRRNLGLDCDEHSTESRCCRYPLTVDFEAFGWDWIIAPKRYKANYCSGQCEYMFMQKYPHTHLVQHANPRGSAGPCCTPTKMSPINMLYFNDKQQIIHGKIPGMVVDRCGCS